CCGAGCCCGTGGTGTACGAGGGTGATCATGTTCGGCTAAACGGCGCCCATTGCTCGCCGGGCCCGGTGGGAGCGGGTCCCCAGTTCTATCTCGGCGGCGCCTCGCCGGCCGCACTCCGCCTCGCCGGTCGCCACGCGGATACCTACCTCGCCTGGATTGGCCCAACCGAGGCCATCGCCAAATTCATCTCCTCGGCCACCGAACAATATGACGCCGCCGGGCGCACCCCGGTCTTTGGCCTTCGCACGCATCTTGTATTAAGGGACACCGAGGGTGAGGCCTGGGAGGCCACCGATGAGCTTTTGTCTCGTGCCGAGAAAAACGTCGAGGCCCAGCGCCAATCTCTTTTCGCGGGCACAGCCATGGTCGGCCAGCGAGATCAGGTCAAACGCTTCGAGGAGCATCGCGTCGGCCGCCACCTGTGGAACGGCATCTCGACCGTCCGCGTAAACTGCGGGACGGCCCTCGTTGGCTCGCCCGATCAGATTGCGAACGAGCTTTTGGAGTACTGGCGATTGGGGATCGATGAGTTCATTCTTTCGGGCTACCCGCATCTTGAAGAGTGCCAACGCGTGGCGCGGGACCTGATTCCCCGCATCGAAACTCTAATCGACGCCGAGCGCATCGCTGTCTAGCCGCCCGGTCAACAGCCGCTAGCTGTTGACGCCCTCGACTAAAAACGCCTCGCCGTTGAGCTTGACGATGCTGGTGAGCGGAACCTCCTGGGTGAGCAGATTTTCGGCGAAACAGCCCCCTTTGGCGTTTTTAATCAGTTGGGCTACCTTCTCGGGCGGCTCCTCTGAGATAATCTCCAGATTCGTCTCGGCCCACTCCCAGGTGGTATTAACCGTGCCCTTTAAAACCGAGCCTCTAAGCACATAGTTGAATTCCACCCGGCAGCTTGCCCGCTCGATTTTCATTTTCATCATGTGCGCGTACCGCGCAATCTGGGTGAGTAGTCAGAAACCCACCCCCATCGTGACGTAGCTCATCGGCGGGGGATACCGGTTCTCGCCCCCGATGTGTGCCCCCTCGTCCGCGTATATTTCATGTTTCATGAACTTGCCGAGCCTGAGTTGAAACTCGCCCGGAATCGTCTCGGTGTCGGCCACCAGGTGCATGGCGAAGCCCTGCTTGGGAAGCTCGGGCTTGTCGATGAGCCGCTCACCCGGCGTGGTGCTAGAGCTTCTAAAGGGAATGGGTTTGTCTTCCCCTGCCGGCGTTTTCGCTACGGCAGTGCCTTCAAGGGATAGCGGCTCGCCGTTGAGTTTGGCCTTGCTCCTGAGCGGCACCGCCTGGGTAAACATGTTTTCGGCGAAACAGCCCCCCTTGGCGTTGCGGATAAGCTGGGCGATTTTCTCGGGCGGCTCCTCCGAGATGACCTCGAGATTCGTCTCGACCCCTTCCCAGGTTGTGTTCACCGTGCCCCTTAAAACCGAGCCCCTTAGCACGTAATCAAACACCACCTGACAACTAGCTCTCTCCACCTTCATCTTCATCATGTGCGCGTACCGCGCCATCTGGGTGAGTAGTCAGAAACCCACCCCCATCGCGATATAGCTCATTGGGGGGGGATAGCGGTCATCGCCGCCAATGTGTTTGGGCTCATCTGAGTAGATTTCATGGTCCATGAACTTGCCGAGGCGGAGCTGAAGCTCGCCCGGAATCGTT
The sequence above is drawn from the Nitrospinaceae bacterium genome and encodes:
- a CDS encoding LLM class flavin-dependent oxidoreductase, which produces MTPSAERLAERPEPRFSWFVPIDGDGEHIGTLKAERPPTFENLRAIADAAEEAGFYSMLIPTRFANGLFDSGEPLAETWTTATALAAVTKKIRFLIAVRPGFVSPGLFAQMAAALSQISGGRIDINIVPGGIQGEFEKMGENIDHDTRYERADEFIEAIRKLWASSEPVVYEGDHVRLNGAHCSPGPVGAGPQFYLGGASPAALRLAGRHADTYLAWIGPTEAIAKFISSATEQYDAAGRTPVFGLRTHLVLRDTEGEAWEATDELLSRAEKNVEAQRQSLFAGTAMVGQRDQVKRFEEHRVGRHLWNGISTVRVNCGTALVGSPDQIANELLEYWRLGIDEFILSGYPHLEECQRVARDLIPRIETLIDAERIAV